From one Bos indicus isolate NIAB-ARS_2022 breed Sahiwal x Tharparkar chromosome 16, NIAB-ARS_B.indTharparkar_mat_pri_1.0, whole genome shotgun sequence genomic stretch:
- the TNFSF4 gene encoding tumor necrosis factor ligand superfamily member 4 isoform X2 → MEAKMEEVPSQYPPIQSIRVQFTKCENENGFIITSPDADGTMKVQNNSIIITCDGFYLISLKGYFSQELSLRLLYRKGREPLFSLNMVKIVDSVTVAYLRFKDKVYLNMTTQNASCEDIQVNGGELILIHQNPGGFCVY, encoded by the exons ATGGAAGCAAAGATGGAAGAG gtgcCATCTCAGTACCCTCCAATCCAGAGTATCAGAGTACAGTTTACCA AGTGTGAGAATGAGAACGGTTTCATCATCACATCCCCAGACGCGGATGGAACCATGAAGGTGCAGAACAACTCAATCATCATCACCTGTGATGGGTTCTATCTCATCTCTCTGAAGGGCTACTTCTCCCAGGAACTCAGCCTCAGGCTTCTGTACCGGAAGGGTCGGGAACCTCTCTTCTCCCTGAACATGGTCAAAATTGTTGACTCTGTCACAGTGGCCTATCTGCGTTTTAAGGACAAAGTCTACCTGAATATGACCACTCAGAATGCCTCCTGTGAAGACATCCAGGTGAATGGTGGGGAGTTGATTCTCATTCATCAAAATCCTGGTGGATTCTGTGTCTACTGA